A part of Rhopalosiphum maidis isolate BTI-1 chromosome 3, ASM367621v3, whole genome shotgun sequence genomic DNA contains:
- the LOC113557893 gene encoding uncharacterized protein LOC113557893 yields the protein MNQKLVGLVCPKRNNNSLYKHVKSRYLEKDKIEKQRQDKPKHEYLTRIKEIDSNNAIENIEFDFQKIKNDRVQWISLADKCYIELLDYDTYLDFINLIFILDDRRQKKNKKYKCGPSIISEPTLLSNLHDLLKFSESPIDMLQVTFIVNRYRTKHSIKDTMNQWFTLPENDWLWVAEVIMLGALAFDSKTHNSNGDNDNRPESAVFWYAGGVFYCRNGCTEIAMEYLEKARTIANGPNKLIFPSVPSDLHIEMKIGKYEQFVKEPYSVWTLACLHLSGLLKKTAIRQEPKTALKTLNYALKLLKASSEPDSKPRILIAEVYYDIGLKYKAIDSTKLSVHAFHKCFIYSENVHRELDLMAKFMVMRVSQNPPTNWSYLELKEEAKNRLNLRVLVKAIVALGMVAQKKEQFEDGFHHFGVAEWMSRNKTIEQNVDSLDIEIAIFNMAICRTKRFIQLFPKPNNYEARFRMNDNNQWTYPEEKIMYCKVEKEVRELYKLFKFHFDDSDENEKVLEEESEECFENNDDCDDDQLSISEMLKNTPNLTISSLN from the coding sequence atgaatCAAAAACTAGTAGGACTTGTGTGCCCTAAGCGaaacaataattcattatacaaaCATGTTAAGAGCCGGTACCTAGAAAAAGACAAGATTGAAAAACAACGACAAGATAAACCAAAACATGAATATCTAACCAGAATTAAAGAAATAGATTCGAATAACGcaatagaaaatatagaattCGACTTTCAGAAGATAAAAAATGATCGCGTACAATGGATTTCACTGGCTGATAAATGTTACATTGAGCTGTTGGattatgatacatatttagattttataaatttaatctttattttgGACGATAGAcgacagaaaaaaaacaaaaagtacaAATGTGGTCCCTCTATCATATCAGAACCAACACTACTATCAAATCTACATGATTTATTGAAGTTTAGTGAATCGCCAATTGACATGCTTCAGGTCACATTCATAGTCAACCGGTATAGGACAAAACATAGCATAAAAGACACGATGAATCAATGGTTTACTTTACCGGAGAATGATTGGTTATGGGTGGCCGAAGTAATTATGCTTGGTGCTCTTGCGTTTGACAGTAAAACCCACAACAGTAACGGTGACAATGACAATAGGCCAGAATCTGCTGTGTTCTGGTACGCGGGCGGTGTATTTTACTGCCGCAATGGATGCACGGAAATTGCTATGGAGTACCTTGAGAAGGCACGAACCATTGCCAACGGCCCTAATAAACTGATATTTCCATCGGTGCCTTCAGACTTAcatattgaaatgaaaattggAAAATACGAACAGTTTGTTAAAGAGCCATACAGCGTGTGGACGTTGGCATGTCTGCATCTAAGtggtctattaaaaaaaaccgcAATCCGTCAAGAGCCAAAGACGGCGctgaaaacattaaattacgcTCTTAAATTGCTAAAAGCGTCGAGTGAACCGGATAGTAAACCAAGGATTTTAATTGCGGAAGTGTATTACGATATAGGCCTCAAATACAAAGCGATCGATTCAACTAAGCTCTCGGTACATGCTTTTCATAAATGCTTCATATATTCTGAAAATGTTCATCGTGAACTGGATCTGATGGCGAAATTCATGGTGATGAGGGTCAGTCAAAACCCGCCGACAAATTGGTCTTATTTGGAGTTGAAAGAAGAAGCAAAAAATAGGCTAAACCTTCGTGTGCTTGTCAAAGCGATTGTGGCGCTTGGGATGGTAGCACAGAAAAAAGAACAGTTTGAAGACGGTTTTCACCATTTTGGAGTGGCTGAATGGATGAGCAGAAACAAGACAATCGAGCAAAATGTTGATAGTTTAGATATAGAAATTGCTATATTCAATATGGCCATCTGTCGAACGAAACGATTCATTCAATTGTTTCCTAAGCCGAATAATTATGAAGCACGATTCCGGATGAATGACAACAATCAGTGGACATATCCCGAAGAAAAAATCATGTATTGTAAAGTCGAAAAGGAAGTTCGAGAGTTGTATAAGTTGTTTAAATTCCATTTTGATGATTCAGACGAGAACGAGAAGGTTTTGGAAGAAGAAAGCGAGgagtgttttgaaaataatgatgattGTGATGACGATCAGTTATCTATTTCtgaaatgttgaaaaatacgCCCAACCTAActatttcaagtttaaattaa